From the genome of Caldisericum sp.:
ACAATCCAGCGGAGATAAAATCATAAGAGATTTGCAATCCTCTTTGTATCTGGTCAACTATAGCGTCATCTATTTCTTCAAATTTTGAGAAATCAGGTTTTGTTTGTTCCAAGTCTTTAAATATACGTTCAAGAAAATCTGAAAACCGAGCGGCAGATACTTTTTCATTAGAAGAAAGGGCATTTTCTAAATCAACAATAGTAGGTCCTGAGCCAATAGTTGGTGCTATTTCGTCTACCCTCTCTAATAAATCAAAGAAATACTCCAGAAATTGACTTGCTCCTGTACATTCAATATATTCATATCCTTTACTTTCCAATATATTTTTCATTTCCCCTTCCGGGGGCTTTGGATTTATCCAGAACAGCTGATAATAGTTGTAATTTCTTTTTTCGAATACTTTTTGCATATCTTTATCTCTACCTGAGTAACCAAGAACCATAACTCCATGCTCGCTCAAAACTCTAACTAATTCGTCTTCAATTTGTTGGGGTAATCTCTCTAAATCTACAGGTGTATTTCTCAACTTACCTTTTCCTAAATCTCCATGTGGTTTGTAAATCCTCACTTTCTTACACTGTATTAGCGGCTCCGAATTTGTTAAATCTTCTTCTGTAGAAATAACTTGTATATCCAACCCTTTTTCTTTTAATGCATCTTCAATATAGTGATCAAAATTTGTAGTAATAATTGCTCTGATAATCTCTCTCCTTGCTAATTCTGCAATTAATTCATGTACTTTTCCGGGTTTTTTGCTACCCAAATATTGCTGAAGAAAATCCTGTTGAGCAGGGTATTTTGGATAAAGCTCTTTAATTAATTCTGAGTAACTCATTTTTGCATAATTGCTATTTAGAAACCACTCTTCATAGTTAACACCTTCCTTTATTTCATTATTTTCGGCTGCGTAAAGTAGGCTTGCGGTCTTAAGCATTAAATCCCAAGCAGTTGGTACCTCAGCGTCTTTTGATACTCCCGCACCCGCAAATAGAACAAACTTCTTTTCTCCAGGCTGTGCATTTGCAATTAGTTTAATAATTGGATTCATATTCTCTTCTTCCTTTTATAA
Proteins encoded in this window:
- a CDS encoding SIR2 family protein, producing MNPIIKLIANAQPGEKKFVLFAGAGVSKDAEVPTAWDLMLKTASLLYAAENNEIKEGVNYEEWFLNSNYAKMSYSELIKELYPKYPAQQDFLQQYLGSKKPGKVHELIAELARREIIRAIITTNFDHYIEDALKEKGLDIQVISTEEDLTNSEPLIQCKKVRIYKPHGDLGKGKLRNTPVDLERLPQQIEDELVRVLSEHGVMVLGYSGRDKDMQKVFEKRNYNYYQLFWINPKPPEGEMKNILESKGYEYIECTGASQFLEYFFDLLERVDEIAPTIGSGPTIVDLENALSSNEKVSAARFSDFLERIFKDLEQTKPDFSKFEEIDDAIVDQIQRGLQISYDFISAGLLAAKYDNLEVIKTIYNYFGNFLKLYEPPTASTYRPIDYDGFKFLTYEMFVSFIAGLIKYERWEAIDNVLSEDLFVDKVYDSSYKSFVRVSESMQSLDEIRNKRLLLKRVSVVADFIKSRFSESKLSKLVTFKEFVEADYFLFVRSVCNLENTNDFYNIWYPQSFVYLNWVPRYIVMAESKAFLDKLSKAIGFDNNKDFIIKLRERHSLIVKYAEIPASFTDPLWNYDFGKLGSRK